The genomic window AATCATTGGGATACTCCTAATATTAAGTGCGGGCAGCAACAAAGGGAAATAAACGGCGAGTCAGTTTGGGAATGAAGGCGAATTTGCCCTCATGGAGGTAACGATAGTGTTCCCACAATTGCCAATAGGGACTACCAGTTTTAATCCGCGTACCAGCCCAATGAAGATATTTTAGTCGTTGTCCTCGGTCATAGAGGGCGTATTCTTGCTGCTGGAAATTTTGTGAACCTGCCCAACTACCAGGCCCTCCCCCAGGAATTTTAACGAGATTACCACGCTTGGCAATTAGTTTGAGAACAAGATAATTCAGAATAGGTTGGTCTGTAACTCCTTCAGAAAAATCAAAATATTCGCGATGCACTGCACACTCGCGCAAAGCTTCATCCATCTGTTGTTCGGTAATAATTCCTTTTCTCGAAGCCCAAAAGCCACTGTTAAAAACATCTTGAAGTTGAGCATCGGAAAAAATTTGCTGCTCTTTCACAAATGGGTCAAAGATATTTCGCAGCTTGTCATTGGCATGATGGTAATCACAACAGAAGAAATCGACTTCTGAAAGTTTGTCTAAATTGTCGGCGATTTTTTCAAAAACGACAATATCCGTATCTATATAAATAAATTCATCTAAAGGCCCAAACCACACCACAAGTTTACGCATTTTGTTGGGTAAGGCGAGAAAATCTCGATCAAAAATTTCTCCAATGCGTTTGGTAAATTTGTCAATAAGTTCTATATCTGGGAAAATTTGGACGTTGTGTAAAGTAGCAAGCTGTTCTGCTACCTTCTGATAATTTTCATTAAAAGGTATGAGATAAACGGTAACTTCTGGGTCATAGTAACGAATGCTATTGAGTAAGGCAATAGCATTATCGATAACACGATCATTGGCAACAATATAAATTCCCCTACTCATAAATTATCCTTGGTTAATTAACTTAAATTTTCGCAAAGCTCTTGTAAGTAAATTTGGTATTGGAGCGTCATTATAATTCTTAGGAGGGTTTTGAAAGACTGGACGCTTTTCTGGTTCGTGTAGGTAACGATAGTAGAGAAATAAATCTCGATAGGGAAACTCAATATTTTCTCCAGCACAGACTGCTTGATTGATATTAGGAGGAACACCAATGTAATGAAGGTAAGTTAGTCGATTACCTTTGTCATAGAGAATATGTTCTCGTTCCTCGAAGTGCTTAGATGTGGCAGAACATCCTGTTTTTTCATTATCTGGCAGTTGGCGAGCAAAGTTATAAATAGAAAGATTAGACCTCATTACCATGTAATTTACCAGTGGTTGTTCGCCAGCACCTTCATATAAAATTTCCGCCTCACCATTTTGTAAATTGGATATCAGCCAATCTCTTTGTTCAGAGTTAAATATTCCCTGTTTCGCACCATAGAAGCCTGAGCAAAATATTTCGGAATCAATGCGCTTTTGGTCGAAAACTTCTAGTAATTTTGAAGAATTAACATTATATATTTTACTAACGTCTTTAAATTGGAAATCGTAAACAACAAAATCATAATTATCTAGCTTTTCAAACACTGTCACTAGTGAGTTCATCACTAAGGTGTCTGCATCTAAATAAATAAACTTATCGAATGGGCCATCAAAAGCGCAAAAACGACGGTGAGCGCCATAAAGACGGGATTTACTACGATTCAATCGCTCTGGTGCTGCTGAGAGCATAAATTGATCCCAACGGTTGATTGATTCTTGATTATCGTAAATAAATACATTAGGACGTTTAACTATTTCATCAGCAATTCGCTGTGTCTGATCATCGAAAGGATAAATGCAAACAGGAGTTTCTGAACCTAAAATAACATCAATACTGTTGAGCAAAGCCACCAGTTGATCGAAAACATAGTCATTGCCAAGGGTACAAATACCATTCATAGTTTATGAGTGTTTAGCAACAAAGTTTGACAACCAGTTAAGCAAGTTTAATTTGTGTAAAATGATTTGACGTGCTTCTGCGATCGCATCTTTGGCAGCATACCAAGCATCAGGTGTAGCTGTCACTTCTTGGATGTAGGCAATGCCTTTTTCATCTAAACTGGGCAATCTTAAAAAACTACCTGGTGGCAATAATTTATCAGCAGCCGGGCCACCATAGTAGATTGGTAGACACCAAGCAAGCAAACTATCCCAAAGTTTTTCACTCACATACCAATTATTATCAGCATAATTTTCAATTGCCAGATTGTAATAGTATGGTGCCATGCCATACCATTTATTACCCAATTCTCCAGACTTTTTAGCCGATTCTGGTAAGTTACGCCCATATAAATCAAATTTAATGCCACTAGATTGGAGAGACTGCAAAAAGTCTAAACGCTGGCGATGATTAACTGTACGGCTAATTCCTGAAGTAATCCAACTACATGGGGCAACCTTTTTGGGAGGTGGCATTTCATTTAAATCTTGAAATGAATTTGAGTGATACCAAATAGCAGGCATATAGTCTGGAGTAGGAGCAAAATTATCAGGTCCAGAAACGTAGCCGGAATACTTTTGAGCTTGTTGATAATTATGATTGGTTATTTCTACAATTTCATCTAAAGGCGGTTCTCTTAGTAAATAAATAATCCCCTCTTTGTTGACACCACGCAGTAGCGAATCAACATTTACTACTGATTTTTGCCGCTGTTTACGAAAACTATCTAACCAAGATTTTTGTGGCGATGCCTGGGGAAAATCAAATTGATACATTAGCAGAAAATCTGGTTTTGCTGCCAGTGCCTGCATTTGCATATTGCCCCAAACTCCAAATTGATTCGGGGTTTGTTGCCACAGCCAATCGGCTCTGGTTTCTAAACCTCGATAGCTGCTAATCATACCTACAGTTTTAATATTCATTTTAGTTATTATTTGTCATCAGTTATTTTACCTAATTTCACCCATTTTCCCTTACACAATAAGTGAGGGAAGCAGAGATTCATCAACATAACTAAGGATTTTTGCCGCTCTATTTTCCCAAGAAAACTGCTTGACAAACTCGATACTATCTGGATAACCTTCTACTTTTCTGGGATGAGTTTCTAAAACCTGTTTCAGACATTCGGCAAATTTGCTGGGGTTATCAGGCTCACACCAAGCAGCAATGGAGTGAGTATCTTTAAATTCAACTAATGAAGGAATTTCTGTCGCTACAATGGGAGTTCCAGAGGCAAAGTAGTCAAATAACTTTAAGGGAGATGTGAAAGTTGCCGCTTTTCCTGAACAATGAGGGTGAGCTAAAACATCGGCTGCTTGTAGCAAAGATGCTAACTCATTATGCAAAACATATCCCAAAAATTTAATATTATGAATCTTTTTTTCTGTTACAAATTGCTGATAATATTCGACTTCTGTTGGCTTACCACCTGCACAGGCAAATTGCACATTCGGTATTTCTTTAGCCACATCAATTAGTACATAAATACCTTTAAATTGCTGTAGTCCTCCCGCATAAACTACCAATTTTTGGCTTTCGTCTTGCAATAGTTTTTTACGCCATTCTGCTGCTTTTTCTGGTTGTCTCTGCATAAACAATCGATTGAAACCATTGTGCAACTTAATTACTTTTTCTGGCGGCATCCCATTTTTAATCATGCTTTCGCGGATGGTGTCTACAACTGTGACAGCAATTTGCAACAGCGGATTTGTGACAATTTCTGGCTCAAACGGCTTATCTTCATGGTGATGGTGTTCGTAAATTGCGGGAACGCCATTTTTGATGGCAGCTTTCACAAAATTCCAGTTGCGACTATGGACAAGTTTAGTAGTTGGAAGTATGTGAAATGGTAAATAATACTTGCTTGCAATAGTGTTAGAGTCAGTAAATTTGCTCCGAAAATGATCAATCGGCCAAGGCATTGGTAAGGGGGCAACTTTTAAGTTATCATGGAGGTTGTAATATTTAATAAGTTCTATTGGTGTTTTTCTCGGTTGAAAAGGACGAGCTAAATTAGCTATATTAATAACTTTTTCTTTTTTATCAGGGTATACTAAAACTGTTGAGTATCCCAAGTTAGCAGCGGCATTAGCTGCATTTGTAGACTGCACTAGGTGAGCCTCTGGTTGGGGTAAGTCTTCACCAATGAAAAAAATATAGTGTTTTTTTAAAGCAGAATTTTTCATAATTTTAGAGATTAATACTATCCTCAAATTTTTCTAAATTATCGAGCAGATATATAGCAGATTCATAAGTTTCAGTAATTAATCCATTTTGTTCTTCTGTAGTGGATATTAAATTATCAGCTAGAGAGCGGAGAGAGCTAAGGATGAGATTAAGAGAAGTCCGAAACTCAACGGAGATATGATTAAAGCTTTGAGAATAGATACTTATAACATCTTGATTTTGCTCAGAAATTGAGATGAATCGCCCCTTCATTTGCAAGTTGATAACATCCTCAAAAACATCTATGGTGTTGAGAATTCTCCAAGCTGATTTGTAAGAGTCTTCAATTAATTCCTGCCGTTCTTGGGAATTGTCTACCAGCTCATCAAGTAATAAGCGCAGGAACCCAATCATCGAGTTGAGTTGCGTCCGAATTTCGTGAGAGATGCGGAGCCAGCTTTGATTGTGTTTAGTAGCTTCAGGATATTCAGCAAATCTTTTGGAGTTTAGGCGCATTGCCTTAAGAATTTTTGTCTGAATCAAGTTTTTATTAGGGCGATCGCTAAATTGCATTGAGTACAAACGTGAGTAGTAACCACCCTTTTGTAAAAGTTTTTCATGGGTTCCTATCTCTACTACTTGTCCTTGATCTAATACAGCTATTTGATCGGCTTTTTGGACTGTGGAAAGGCGGTGAGCAATTACTAGGGTGGTGCGATCGCGACTAAGATCATCGAGTGCAGCTTGTACTAAGCGTTCGGAAACGGTATCTAAAGCGCTGGTAGCTTCATCTAAAATCAGAATTTCGGGGTTTTGGAGTAGGGCGCGGGCGATCGCTAATCTTTGCCTTTGTCCACCAGATAACATCACGCCGCGATCGCCAATCAAGGTGTCAAATTCCTGAGGTAATTTGCTAATAAACTCATAGGCATTTGCCCGCTTGGCGGCTGTAAGAATTTCATCTCCAGTAGCTTCTGGTCGTCCATAGGCAATGTTATTTCGCACCGAGTCATTAAAAAGAAAGGTATCTTGACTGACAATTCCCATTCGCTTTCGCAGGGATATCACATCGAACTCCCGCAAATCGATGCCGTCAATGGTAATACTGCCAGTGATCGGGTCATAGAATCTGGGTAAAAGGTCTGCCATAGTGGATTTCCCAGCACCAGAACTGCCTACTAATGCTAAGGTTGTGCCACGCGGTAAATATAAATTCACATCTTTGAGTACCAACTTCTCATGACCAGGGTAAGCAAAGCAAAGAGAATTAAAAGACACGCCCTCTTTTAATTTTGTATAGGGAAGCTTACCTTTGCCCATGAACGGCTTATCATGCAGGCTTAAAAACTCATTGGTAATATCTACACTGGCGGCGGTACTGGCAAAGTTGCTGCGAATAGTATTTAACTGAGAAATCAATGGCAGCACTCGCAGTAGTACTAATAAATATGTCAGAAGTACGGTAGAAAGGGAAGAAACTTGGTTAGCAAAGAAGGTTTTACTTAAAAGTACAATCAGCAGTAAAGCTGTAATACCCATCACCTCACCCATAGGTGTAATCGCTTCCGAATTAACCTGAGATTCAAAATCTGCTGTTTCGCGATCGCGAATTAATTTTTGAATCCGTTGATATTCTTTTTCTTCATTTCCTGTTGCCTTTACCAATCGAATTCCGTTCAAAGTCTCTAGCACAGAGATTGAATATGCTCTAGACATCTGACTGAGTTGCTTACCAAAATTTTTAGACCGGGAAATGGCATACTGATTTATTAACGTCACCAACGACAGCAAAAATGTAGCAGCAATTGTCAACTGCCAAGAAATTGACAGTAATAAACCGATAAAAACTAAAATTGTAATTACCAGAATAACTATCTTGACTATACTACCTATAGCACTTGCAGCCCGGCCAATTTCTCCACCAAGACAGTTGATTAAATCACCAACCTTCGTCTTGGCATAATAATCTATATCAATTTCTAGTAATAGCTTTAACCCGGTTTCGCGCATATCCGATGTCAGCTTCCGGGTTAAAGAACTCGATGCTAAGGAGCTGGCATAAGTAGCTAAGTTCTTTAAAATAATTGTAAATATAATTGCCCCAGCCATTACTGCTATCCGGTAAGGTTCTGGAGTATGATCAAATGGAGATATCAACCTTTTTAGGATGGGAGGAGCGCTACTTAAATCGACTTCTTGACCCACAATTTTTAAAACTACTGGCACAATTAAAGCTGTGCTAATCCCATTAAATAAAGCTCCAGAAAATCCTAACAATATTGTCAGCAGAATTAAACCTGGATAGGGTTTAGCGAATCTTCGTACTAGTTTTCTGGTAGACATTGGGTATTTTTATGCAACTTTCACTTATTAATATTATTCACAAATTACTTGCCAAATTTGCTAAAGTTCAAATAAATCAAACTAAATAATCATCATGTCTCAACTCCGTTAAAACACAGTTCCATCTACAACACCAGCTTCTAGAGATTTTGCCAGATAGAATACCAGAACTGCTCTGGCACAATAGAAAGAATGAAAATCTCTTTTTCAATGCCCCACGCCCAATCAAGATTCACAACTGAGCAATTACTGACTTCAGCACAGAAGCCATAGCCTCTATGCTATAGTGTTCCACACATCTTTCTCTTGCCTTGATACCTTGCTGGTTTGCTGACTCTAAATTTTTAAATATCAATTGAATTTGTTCAGCAAGTTGTTCAGGACAAGCAGGGTCAACCAAATAACCAGTATTACCTAAAATTTGGGGAATATCTCCAACGCGTGTTGATAATACAGGTTTAGCCATTGCCATGCCATCTGTCAACTTTAGGGGAAACTGAGCGCGAGCAGTCAAAGTATCTCGCTGGGGAACAACTACAATGTGAGCAGCTGCTACAATTTTAGGCATTAATTCTACAGGGCACTTTGGTAACTTAATAATCCAACGCCCCCACTTTTGAATCAATTTATCGTCATAATCATCGTAAGGACTACCACCCACAATCACTAATCTTAAATCTGGCTCATGCAACAAATTGAGCGCCATTAGAATGTCTTCAACCCCCTTGTGAGGTCGTGGTGCCCCAGGAAACATGAGAATTCGATACTCAGAAAGACCATAATCCCTTCTGCTAGACTCAGAATCATACTTCAGGGGGTCAAACATTGCGGTATCTTTACCATTAGGTACGTAAACACCACCGAAGCGTTTTTGGAGAAAGTGAGTATCTATCGTGACTGCATCTGCTTTTGAGACTAAGTTTTCCATCCACTTGAGATACAGTGGATGATCTGGAAATTTCAATGCCCCATTTTTCTTGAAAATGTCGCGATAAAATTGCTTAAGACTAGGACGATATTTCCATTCATCACCTCCGTGCCAACTGAGTTCCCAGTCATCCATATCTAAAATTAAAGGACGACGACCACTAAATTTTTTCAGTAGCGATAGACCAAAACTTGTAAACTTTGGTTTTACTGCATAAATAATATCTCCATCTATTTTTTGCAGGAGTTGACGAGCAGATATCAGAAATTCCGGATAATTTGTACCTGCAAGAGAAACAACTGAAATGCAAGCCGGAGGAATTGCATACAGTTCTTTCCCATAAATAAAACCAACAATCTCTACTTGATAATTGAGGCTTTGCAGTACTTGAGCTAGTAAAAATGCTCGAATACTACCGCCTCCAGATAGATCACCAACAACTAATGAAACTTTCAATTTTAAAATTTTCTCCTGTCAATTCGCAATTTCAATATTAATAAATATTTAAATTCTGCCAGAGTGTCATACAGGAAAAATGCCCGTGCATATCTTCATAATGAAGATGTCATTTCTTGCGCCAGGGATTTGTAACTTGATTCGGTAAAAATACTTTAGCGAATCTGTCAAAAACCCTTGTATATAATGAACGACTAATATTTTTAGCATATTGAGGTCGATAAGGATAGGTACAGTGAAGAACTTTAATTTGTTCCTGAATATTATAAGCATCCTCCCATTTACTGAGATAATTATAGGTGGGTGGTAGGATTTTCATGTGAGGGCGTACAGATGCGATCGCAGAAGCAAAAGCCCCTTGGTCTTTTAAAAGTAATTTATCTTGGTTGTTTTTGACAATCTCAAAATAACGTTGAAATTCCTCAAAAAACACCTTAGTTACTTCTGTTTTACAAAAAGCTATCAAACCGCTATTATATTGCACACTATCTGCTTGCAAAGGTAACCCGATAGATTGCAGAATTGGCAAAACATTTGGTAAAAGGTCTTCTTGTTTGCCACGCAATAAATTTGTGGCTTTAACAATAGAAGGTTGGACATCTTCAGTTAATAGCAAATCATATTCATCTAAATATTCAAATACGTCGTTGATATCGGAAAGTAAGCAAATATCGGAATCTAAGTAAATCGTTTTATCAAACTCAGAGGCTTTATAGAGAGCCAGTTTTGCTTGACGTGACGCTAAAACAGTATTTTCATTTGCAGGTGCTGGCTTTAAAATTACATTTTTAAAAGCCTTCAGAAAAGGATAGAGTACTATTGGAACTTGGTCAATTAAAATAATGATTGGCTCTTGATGAAACTTTCTAATTGCCGCCAAAAAATGAATACAATCTTGAAAAGGGTAAAGTCCAGTTAAAATTGTAATAAATCCTCTACTTTCTGTTTTCATAAATTAGTTAAATAATTATTACTTTTAATCCTAGTTCATCAATTTTAATGTGTCCATTCCCAGACACTTTTACTCCAGTCTTCGTTATAGTAAAAAACTCCTTTCCATTGGGAAAAGTGAACAAAATCTTCGATTTTTAACGTTTTATTCACATCCCTAATCATATAGAGAGGTCGCTCACCGTAAAATGATGCCCACATAGTATAACTACTAGGAGGACCAATAATATAATCACATTCAGCTAAAGAATACATATCTTCAATTATATGATTGTTGCCATAAACATAAGATAAATGTTGGAAATAATCCTCCTTTTGCTCCTGATTTGAGCAAATCAAAAATGTCACTTTTTTGTTATGAAATAGTGTTTGTGCTGATTCCATAACCTTTAAATAATCTTCAACTAAGTAAAAATATCTGCCATTTTGATGTTGCTGATAATCTCCATGACGGACATGGACTCCAATGATCACATCAGTCTGGCTACGAATATTGGATATAAGTTTTGCTACATTTAACTGATACTTCTTTAAAGGTTGAAAGTAAGCACGAATTTTTTCCCCATGTTTTTGTAGATTTGATATATCATCTACAAACCATCCATCGCGAAATACCCATCCTTGAAAAAAGTTGATAGACCGTAATTTTAACTCTTTTGTGATGCTTGAATTACTCCAGCTAAACGGCTGATTACGCTTAATATTAATTGTGTTAAAGCGTCCGCTTTCAGCTAAATAACGATTGATATTATAGTAATATTTACGTAGCAATTGGTTTCCTGCAATTGAAAATTGTCTAGAAGGGTAGCAACATAACAAATCTTTATCTGTTGAGCTAAAAAGATTAGCATACTCTTCAAATGCTGGGTTTATAACTGTGAAATTATTTTCCCTAGCAAATGCAATAAAATTAGCAAATAACAATAACCTGTTACCTAGTTGTCCAGATTTTGCAGAGATTACTAACATGTATAAAACCTCTAAAAATGAACACTGGGTAATATTTACTCAAACTTTAATCTCCAAAAAAATATACATAGAATTTGAATTCTATTAAACCTAGCAGATGAGATTCAAGGAGATATCACCGATGATTGAATAGATTTTTTGGTATCCTTAGAACAGTAAATAACAAAATAAATCTAACTTTGTATTTGCGGTTATTTCCAGAGAAAATTCACTGATAAATCCAGAGAAATTTTGCTTTTTTCTGGTAAAGTTACCGTATACCTACGGTTGTATATTATCATATATTAATCAGGCTTTACATTTATACTAAACCAAGTATAAATACTTGATACAATTCATGCAGGTAGCGTGGTCACTTGCTGAGACTTAGGATTGCTACTCAATACCAAAGATTTATGTTGTAAGGGAGGCAGAGGCAATGCAGGTAATCCGTCTGGAAGCACTCTCAGACAACTACATATTCTTGTTACATGATCGCAAACAAAATATCGCCGCTGTTGTCGATCCAGCAGAGTCTCAACCAGTATTAAAGAAACTGGCAGAATTAAAAGCTGAGTTGGTAGCAATTTTCAACACACACCACCATAACGATCATGTGGGTGGTAATAAGCAATTAATGGAACAATTCCCCCAACTGATAGTTTATGGAGGAGCCGAGGATCGTGGTAGAATTCCGGGACAGCAGGTGTTTTTGCAACAAGGCGATCGCGTCCAATTTGCAGACCGCATAGCTGAAGTTGTCTTCGTTCCCGGACATACCCGCGCTCACATCGTTTACTACTTTCCCCCCGAAAAAGCTGGTGAGACAGGCGATTTATTTTGCGGCGATACCCTATTTTCTGGCGGTTGCGGTCGCTTGTTTGAAGGAACAGCAACCCAAATGGTGGACTCTTTAAGCAAACTGCGCTCTCTACCCGATGATACACGCGTCTGGTGTGCCCACGAATACACCTTAAAAAATCTGCAATTTGCCCTAACTGTGGATGGCGACAATGCCGACTTACAAAAACGCTTGAATGAAGTAGAAGCTTACCGTAGTCGAGGAGAAGCTACCATACCCTCGCTACTGGCAGTAGAGAAGCGAACCAATCCCTTTTTACGTTGGGATCAGCCATCATTACAATTAACTGTTAAGAGTAGTGATGCAGTCCAAACCTTTGCGCGTATACGGGAAATGAGAAATAACTTTTAGGCATTGGGCATGGGGCATTGGGGAGCCACTGCGTTGTCCGGGTTCCACGGCTTGTACCCCTACGGAGAAGCAAGCTACGCGCAGCGTCTCCCTTAGGAGAAGCAAGTGGCGTCATTTTTGTAGCGTTAATAGTTGCGATCGCACCCTTCCTTTCGCTACGATCTGTAAGCTTTAGGGTATAGGCAAAGAAGCTTGGAATACAGCATTGACATTGTGAGCTATTTTACCCAAACCCAAATTAATCAGATTTTACAGGAAAAACGAAAAACGATGGTGAAACGTGTGCAGTTAGTTTTAAATCAAGATATCACCAAGCTAGGAAAATCAGGTGACTTAGTGGAAGTAGCTCCTGGCTACGCTCGTAATTATCTGATTCCCCAGAAATTGGCAACCAATGCCACTCCTGGTATTCTCAAGCAAGTAGAACGCCGTCGTGAGCAAGAGCGTCAACGGCAATTAGAACTCAGACAACAAGCTCTTGAGCAAAAAGAATCTTTAGAAAAAGTTGGCAGCTTGACAATTGCCAAGCAAGTTGGGGAAAACGAAGCAATTTTCGGTACTATCACCACCCAAGATGTTGCAGATGCCATTAAGGCAGCCACTGGTCAAGAAGTTGATCGGCGTGGAATTACCATCCCTGATATTAACCACCTTGGTACTTATCAAGCCGAAATCAAGCTGCATTCGGAAGTAGCGGCACAACTCGATATTCAAGTCGTCGCTAGCTAGGAGACAGCAGGGGGAGCAGGAGGAGCAGATGAAGCAAGGGTAAAAACAACTCCTAACTCTTGTAGAGACGCGATTAATCGCGTCTCTACTCCTAACTTTCATCTCAAAACTAAAATCGTTTATGGCTGAAGAACTGAGTTTTCAAGGTGATGGTAGCGATCGCTTACCACCCCAAAATATCGAGGCGGAAGAAGCCATCTTGGGGGGTATTTTGCTAGATCCAGAAGCGATTAGTCGAGTTAGCGATCGCCTCCTTCCCGAAGCTTTTTACATTAGCGCTCACAAAGATATTTATCAAGCAGCTGTGAGGCTCCACGCCCAAGGTAAACCCACAGACTTGCTCTCTGTTACCAGTTGGCTGACTGACCATGAGATCCTTGCCCGTATTGGTGGCAGAAATAAGTTAGCAACTCTGGTAGACCGCACAGTATCAGCTGTGAACATCGACGCCTTAGCAGGGTTAGTGATGGAAAAATACCTGCGGCGACAGTTAATTAAAGCTGGTAATGAAATTGTGCATCTTGGTTACGAGACAGAAACCGAGTTACCAACTGTTTTAGATCAGGCAGAACAGAAAGTTTTTGGTGTTACTCAAGAGCGTCCC from Nostoc sp. UHCC 0926 includes these protein-coding regions:
- a CDS encoding Npun_R2821/Npun_R2822 family protein, with the protein product MSRGIYIVANDRVIDNAIALLNSIRYYDPEVTVYLIPFNENYQKVAEQLATLHNVQIFPDIELIDKFTKRIGEIFDRDFLALPNKMRKLVVWFGPLDEFIYIDTDIVVFEKIADNLDKLSEVDFFCCDYHHANDKLRNIFDPFVKEQQIFSDAQLQDVFNSGFWASRKGIITEQQMDEALRECAVHREYFDFSEGVTDQPILNYLVLKLIAKRGNLVKIPGGGPGSWAGSQNFQQQEYALYDRGQRLKYLHWAGTRIKTGSPYWQLWEHYRYLHEGKFAFIPKLTRRLFPFVAART
- a CDS encoding Npun_R2821/Npun_R2822 family protein, which codes for MNGICTLGNDYVFDQLVALLNSIDVILGSETPVCIYPFDDQTQRIADEIVKRPNVFIYDNQESINRWDQFMLSAAPERLNRSKSRLYGAHRRFCAFDGPFDKFIYLDADTLVMNSLVTVFEKLDNYDFVVYDFQFKDVSKIYNVNSSKLLEVFDQKRIDSEIFCSGFYGAKQGIFNSEQRDWLISNLQNGEAEILYEGAGEQPLVNYMVMRSNLSIYNFARQLPDNEKTGCSATSKHFEEREHILYDKGNRLTYLHYIGVPPNINQAVCAGENIEFPYRDLFLYYRYLHEPEKRPVFQNPPKNYNDAPIPNLLTRALRKFKLINQG
- a CDS encoding glycosyltransferase family 10 domain-containing protein, which encodes MNIKTVGMISSYRGLETRADWLWQQTPNQFGVWGNMQMQALAAKPDFLLMYQFDFPQASPQKSWLDSFRKQRQKSVVNVDSLLRGVNKEGIIYLLREPPLDEIVEITNHNYQQAQKYSGYVSGPDNFAPTPDYMPAIWYHSNSFQDLNEMPPPKKVAPCSWITSGISRTVNHRQRLDFLQSLQSSGIKFDLYGRNLPESAKKSGELGNKWYGMAPYYYNLAIENYADNNWYVSEKLWDSLLAWCLPIYYGGPAADKLLPPGSFLRLPSLDEKGIAYIQEVTATPDAWYAAKDAIAEARQIILHKLNLLNWLSNFVAKHS
- a CDS encoding glycosyltransferase; its protein translation is MKNSALKKHYIFFIGEDLPQPEAHLVQSTNAANAAANLGYSTVLVYPDKKEKVINIANLARPFQPRKTPIELIKYYNLHDNLKVAPLPMPWPIDHFRSKFTDSNTIASKYYLPFHILPTTKLVHSRNWNFVKAAIKNGVPAIYEHHHHEDKPFEPEIVTNPLLQIAVTVVDTIRESMIKNGMPPEKVIKLHNGFNRLFMQRQPEKAAEWRKKLLQDESQKLVVYAGGLQQFKGIYVLIDVAKEIPNVQFACAGGKPTEVEYYQQFVTEKKIHNIKFLGYVLHNELASLLQAADVLAHPHCSGKAATFTSPLKLFDYFASGTPIVATEIPSLVEFKDTHSIAAWCEPDNPSKFAECLKQVLETHPRKVEGYPDSIEFVKQFSWENRAAKILSYVDESLLPSLIV
- a CDS encoding ATP-binding cassette domain-containing protein, yielding MSTRKLVRRFAKPYPGLILLTILLGFSGALFNGISTALIVPVVLKIVGQEVDLSSAPPILKRLISPFDHTPEPYRIAVMAGAIIFTIILKNLATYASSLASSSLTRKLTSDMRETGLKLLLEIDIDYYAKTKVGDLINCLGGEIGRAASAIGSIVKIVILVITILVFIGLLLSISWQLTIAATFLLSLVTLINQYAISRSKNFGKQLSQMSRAYSISVLETLNGIRLVKATGNEEKEYQRIQKLIRDRETADFESQVNSEAITPMGEVMGITALLLIVLLSKTFFANQVSSLSTVLLTYLLVLLRVLPLISQLNTIRSNFASTAASVDITNEFLSLHDKPFMGKGKLPYTKLKEGVSFNSLCFAYPGHEKLVLKDVNLYLPRGTTLALVGSSGAGKSTMADLLPRFYDPITGSITIDGIDLREFDVISLRKRMGIVSQDTFLFNDSVRNNIAYGRPEATGDEILTAAKRANAYEFISKLPQEFDTLIGDRGVMLSGGQRQRLAIARALLQNPEILILDEATSALDTVSERLVQAALDDLSRDRTTLVIAHRLSTVQKADQIAVLDQGQVVEIGTHEKLLQKGGYYSRLYSMQFSDRPNKNLIQTKILKAMRLNSKRFAEYPEATKHNQSWLRISHEIRTQLNSMIGFLRLLLDELVDNSQERQELIEDSYKSAWRILNTIDVFEDVINLQMKGRFISISEQNQDVISIYSQSFNHISVEFRTSLNLILSSLRSLADNLISTTEEQNGLITETYESAIYLLDNLEKFEDSINL
- a CDS encoding glycosyltransferase family 4 protein gives rise to the protein MKVSLVVGDLSGGGSIRAFLLAQVLQSLNYQVEIVGFIYGKELYAIPPACISVVSLAGTNYPEFLISARQLLQKIDGDIIYAVKPKFTSFGLSLLKKFSGRRPLILDMDDWELSWHGGDEWKYRPSLKQFYRDIFKKNGALKFPDHPLYLKWMENLVSKADAVTIDTHFLQKRFGGVYVPNGKDTAMFDPLKYDSESSRRDYGLSEYRILMFPGAPRPHKGVEDILMALNLLHEPDLRLVIVGGSPYDDYDDKLIQKWGRWIIKLPKCPVELMPKIVAAAHIVVVPQRDTLTARAQFPLKLTDGMAMAKPVLSTRVGDIPQILGNTGYLVDPACPEQLAEQIQLIFKNLESANQQGIKARERCVEHYSIEAMASVLKSVIAQL
- a CDS encoding alpha-1,2-fucosyltransferase, whose translation is MLVISAKSGQLGNRLLLFANFIAFARENNFTVINPAFEEYANLFSSTDKDLLCCYPSRQFSIAGNQLLRKYYYNINRYLAESGRFNTINIKRNQPFSWSNSSITKELKLRSINFFQGWVFRDGWFVDDISNLQKHGEKIRAYFQPLKKYQLNVAKLISNIRSQTDVIIGVHVRHGDYQQHQNGRYFYLVEDYLKVMESAQTLFHNKKVTFLICSNQEQKEDYFQHLSYVYGNNHIIEDMYSLAECDYIIGPPSSYTMWASFYGERPLYMIRDVNKTLKIEDFVHFSQWKGVFYYNEDWSKSVWEWTH
- the gloB gene encoding hydroxyacylglutathione hydrolase, which produces MQVIRLEALSDNYIFLLHDRKQNIAAVVDPAESQPVLKKLAELKAELVAIFNTHHHNDHVGGNKQLMEQFPQLIVYGGAEDRGRIPGQQVFLQQGDRVQFADRIAEVVFVPGHTRAHIVYYFPPEKAGETGDLFCGDTLFSGGCGRLFEGTATQMVDSLSKLRSLPDDTRVWCAHEYTLKNLQFALTVDGDNADLQKRLNEVEAYRSRGEATIPSLLAVEKRTNPFLRWDQPSLQLTVKSSDAVQTFARIREMRNNF